From one Thermanaeromonas sp. C210 genomic stretch:
- a CDS encoding N-acetylmuramoyl-L-alanine amidase, translated as MTWSLFFLLVAGVFAGGPASAATRTVKLYFNGTLLNPAVAPYVDTAGRTMVPIRIIMEAMKAKVGWVAGEQKVRIEYGNTVLEMWIGKKTARLDGRTLAMDTAPVLHQGTTMVPVRVIAENFGAQVDWDASSSSVRIWLPEQTSVKQVRVRGSYVNIRPGPSTAYDPPLLTVKEGTVLPVLGKVPGWYQVQLSDGGRGWISADWVEPVGTPPPSDGGSGGQEEKPTSYVAVVGSKPVAVLAGPGPIYRQVATAPAGSQLRVVEEQQGWIQVQLETGLKGWVPASLVTLKPWEGDKGEEEGDGGSLRITGVEVKTTAEGLQLWVQGTQAFTYKTLRLYNPERLVWDIPGAVLDVPLDEREVPVGAKGVARIRMSQFTSDTVRVVADLTTSLKFSVGEAPQGKGRLFFLEQPSLKNAVIVLDPGHGTDPEGRDPGAIGPGGTQEKDINLAIALKLADLLRSEGAKVYLTREGESTPYRLAERAFYANDLGADVFLSIHSNASVSSEVGGTSTYVYAPPGTELGQQREERLRLGRSIQNALVAALGLRDIGVLEANFSVLRNTKMPSALVEVAFISNPREEKLLKDPAFQAKAAAGILEGLRRYFNS; from the coding sequence TTGACGTGGAGTCTATTCTTTCTGCTGGTGGCCGGTGTTTTCGCCGGGGGGCCGGCTTCAGCAGCCACCCGTACCGTCAAATTGTACTTTAACGGAACGCTACTTAATCCGGCCGTGGCGCCTTATGTCGACACCGCCGGCCGGACCATGGTACCCATCCGCATAATCATGGAGGCCATGAAGGCCAAGGTTGGCTGGGTGGCCGGCGAACAAAAGGTCCGAATTGAATACGGTAATACAGTTTTGGAGATGTGGATAGGTAAGAAGACGGCCAGGCTGGACGGCCGGACCTTGGCCATGGACACGGCGCCGGTGCTTCACCAGGGTACCACCATGGTGCCGGTGCGGGTTATTGCAGAGAATTTCGGCGCCCAGGTGGATTGGGATGCCTCTTCTTCGAGTGTGCGGATCTGGCTGCCGGAACAGACGAGCGTGAAGCAAGTGCGAGTACGGGGAAGTTACGTGAATATCCGTCCCGGTCCGAGTACAGCCTACGATCCTCCTCTACTTACCGTTAAAGAAGGCACGGTGCTCCCCGTTTTGGGTAAGGTTCCCGGCTGGTATCAAGTCCAGCTCTCCGACGGGGGACGCGGCTGGATCAGCGCCGACTGGGTGGAACCCGTGGGTACTCCACCGCCCTCGGACGGAGGGAGCGGAGGACAAGAGGAAAAGCCGACGAGTTACGTTGCCGTAGTAGGCTCCAAACCGGTGGCCGTTTTGGCCGGGCCTGGGCCCATTTACCGCCAGGTCGCCACGGCTCCGGCGGGTTCTCAACTGCGGGTGGTAGAAGAGCAGCAGGGCTGGATACAAGTACAGCTGGAGACAGGCCTGAAGGGCTGGGTACCGGCCAGTCTGGTTACCCTTAAGCCTTGGGAAGGTGATAAAGGAGAAGAGGAGGGCGACGGAGGGTCTCTCCGCATCACCGGGGTAGAAGTAAAGACAACAGCGGAGGGATTGCAGCTGTGGGTTCAGGGGACCCAGGCCTTCACCTACAAGACCCTGCGGCTGTATAACCCTGAAAGACTGGTATGGGATATTCCGGGCGCCGTGCTGGACGTGCCTCTTGATGAGCGCGAGGTCCCCGTGGGGGCGAAGGGTGTGGCCCGGATAAGAATGAGCCAGTTTACCTCCGATACGGTGCGGGTAGTAGCCGATCTAACTACTTCTTTGAAGTTTTCGGTAGGAGAGGCGCCGCAAGGCAAAGGAAGGCTGTTTTTCCTGGAGCAACCTTCCTTGAAGAATGCCGTGATCGTTCTAGACCCCGGCCACGGTACCGACCCTGAGGGGCGGGATCCGGGGGCCATCGGGCCGGGGGGCACTCAAGAAAAGGACATCAACCTGGCCATCGCCCTAAAGCTTGCCGATCTCTTAAGGTCGGAGGGAGCCAAAGTATACCTCACGCGCGAAGGCGAATCAACTCCCTACAGGCTGGCCGAACGGGCTTTTTACGCCAACGACCTCGGAGCGGACGTCTTCTTGAGCATCCACTCCAATGCCTCTGTCAGTTCCGAGGTAGGAGGGACTTCCACCTATGTTTATGCTCCACCCGGTACGGAACTCGGCCAGCAGAGGGAGGAACGGCTGCGCCTGGGCCGCAGTATTCAAAATGCCCTGGTGGCTGCTCTGGGCCTCCGCGACATTGGGGTTTTGGAAGCTAATTTTTCCGTCCTGCGCAACACCAAAATGCCTTCGGCCCTGGTGGAAGTAGCCTTTATCTCTAACCCCCGGGAAGAGAAATTATTAAAGGACCCGGCTTTCCAAGCCAAGGCGGCGGCCGGCATCTTAGAAGGATTGAGGAGATACTTTAATTCATAA
- a CDS encoding GerMN domain-containing protein, translating to MRGKVQALAAGLLCAFLAALSSGCGLSKDTADQPDSQVQLQTPQEELGQPESPQVTENQDTVKVVLYFSDPTGQKLVAEERLIPKVEGIARATVEELIKGPAPGSQLLPTIPEGTVLKDINIRPDGLARVDFSKELVENHSGGSLGESLTVYSIVNTLTQFPTVKQVQILVEGQYVETIAGHLDVSSAMTRNEAIIKTD from the coding sequence TTGCGGGGAAAGGTTCAAGCTTTGGCGGCGGGCCTCCTCTGTGCCTTTCTGGCGGCTTTATCTAGTGGTTGCGGCTTATCTAAAGACACGGCTGACCAACCGGATTCCCAGGTTCAGTTGCAAACACCCCAGGAAGAGCTCGGCCAGCCGGAAAGCCCTCAGGTGACGGAAAACCAGGACACCGTCAAGGTAGTACTTTATTTTAGCGATCCCACGGGGCAGAAGCTGGTGGCCGAGGAACGCCTCATTCCTAAAGTGGAAGGAATTGCTCGGGCCACGGTAGAGGAATTGATCAAGGGACCGGCGCCGGGTTCTCAACTCCTGCCTACCATTCCTGAAGGGACCGTCCTTAAAGATATCAACATCCGGCCCGACGGCCTGGCCAGGGTGGATTTCAGCAAGGAGCTGGTGGAAAACCACAGTGGGGGTTCCTTGGGGGAGAGCCTGACGGTTTATTCCATCGTCAACACTTTGACCCAGTTTCCTACGGTGAAACAAGTGCAAATCCTGGTGGAGGGACAGTACGTAGAGACCATCGCCGGCCACCTGGATGTATCTTCGGCTATGACCCGCAATGAGGCCATAATTAAGACAGATTAA
- the hisC gene encoding histidinol-phosphate transaminase — protein MVKSYPACREAILDIKPYVPGKPIEEVQRELGIKDVIKLASNENPLGPSPDAVMALREAAEKIYLYPDGSCYYLKQALAAKLEVSEEQLIIGNGTDEILKMLGEAFVDPGDEVIVGDPTFSEYEFAAQVMGGRAVKVPCRDFRLDLEAMAGAVGPRTRLVFLCNPNNPTGTIVSQEEVDVFLNRVPSHVLVVLDEAYYEYVTSPAYPDSLAYVRDGRPNVIVLRTFSKIYGLAGLRVGYGIAHPEVIKALNRVREPFNVNSLAQVAARAALQDEYHVGKSREVNNEGKEFLYEQFRALGLKYVPTESNFIFVDIGRDSREVFKKMLAKGVIVRTGDIFGYPTFLRITIGTRRQNQRLIDALREVLSEVP, from the coding sequence ATGGTCAAGTCTTACCCTGCCTGCCGGGAAGCCATCCTGGATATCAAACCCTATGTTCCGGGCAAGCCCATTGAAGAAGTGCAGCGAGAGCTGGGCATTAAGGACGTGATCAAGCTGGCCTCCAACGAAAACCCTTTGGGCCCTTCGCCCGATGCGGTTATGGCCCTGCGGGAGGCTGCCGAAAAGATCTACCTTTACCCGGACGGCAGCTGTTATTACCTGAAGCAAGCCCTGGCGGCCAAGCTGGAGGTATCGGAGGAGCAGCTCATTATAGGTAACGGCACCGATGAAATCCTCAAAATGCTGGGCGAAGCCTTTGTAGATCCCGGGGACGAAGTTATAGTAGGCGATCCCACCTTTTCCGAATATGAATTTGCGGCCCAGGTGATGGGAGGGAGGGCGGTGAAGGTTCCCTGCCGGGATTTCCGCCTTGACCTGGAAGCCATGGCAGGGGCCGTTGGCCCGCGGACCCGCCTGGTTTTCCTTTGCAACCCCAACAATCCTACCGGAACCATTGTATCGCAGGAAGAAGTGGATGTGTTTCTGAACCGTGTGCCCTCCCATGTACTGGTAGTACTGGATGAGGCCTACTACGAATATGTGACCTCGCCTGCCTATCCCGATAGCCTGGCCTACGTACGGGACGGGCGGCCCAACGTCATCGTCCTGCGGACCTTTTCCAAGATTTACGGCCTGGCGGGCCTGCGGGTGGGGTATGGCATCGCTCACCCGGAAGTTATTAAGGCTTTGAACCGCGTTAGGGAGCCCTTTAATGTTAATTCTCTGGCCCAGGTAGCGGCCAGGGCCGCCCTCCAGGATGAGTATCATGTGGGCAAGAGCAGGGAGGTCAACAACGAAGGCAAGGAATTCCTCTATGAGCAATTCCGGGCCTTAGGCCTCAAATATGTACCCACGGAATCCAACTTCATTTTTGTGGATATTGGCCGCGATAGCCGGGAGGTTTTTAAGAAAATGCTCGCCAAAGGGGTTATCGTCCGTACCGGAGATATTTTTGGATACCCAACCTTCCTCCGTATTACCATCGGTACCCGCCGGCAGAACCAACGATTGATTGACGCCCTGCGGGAGGTTTTGTCCGAGGTGCCTTAA
- a CDS encoding ACT domain-containing protein has product MKIKQLSVFLENKSGRLAAVTRLLASKGINIRALSIADTSDFGILRLIVNDPQAAYRTLREGGFTVSLTEVLGVEMPDRPGGLSSVLTHLEEAGINIEYLYAFLGKGENGALVIFRVEDLDKAIEILSAKGVKLVSAENVYAL; this is encoded by the coding sequence ATGAAAATCAAACAACTGTCCGTATTCCTGGAGAACAAATCGGGACGCCTGGCCGCCGTCACCAGGCTGCTGGCTTCCAAGGGCATTAACATTCGGGCCCTATCTATTGCCGATACGTCGGATTTCGGCATCCTGCGCCTCATTGTAAACGATCCTCAGGCCGCTTACCGGACCTTGAGGGAGGGGGGCTTCACGGTAAGTTTGACTGAGGTTCTGGGGGTAGAGATGCCGGACCGTCCCGGCGGGCTGAGCAGTGTTCTGACCCACCTGGAGGAAGCGGGTATCAATATTGAGTACTTGTACGCCTTTCTCGGCAAAGGCGAAAACGGCGCCCTGGTAATCTTCCGCGTAGAAGATCTGGATAAGGCCATTGAGATCTTATCGGCCAAGGGTGTTAAACTGGTAAGCGCCGAAAATGTCTACGCATTATAA
- a CDS encoding phenylacetate--CoA ligase family protein, with protein sequence MYWNPKYECLSAEELQQLQLERLKATVERAFLNVPHYRRAFQAKGLEPGDIRTLEDLRKLPFTTKDDLRENYPFGMFAVPMSEIVRIHSSSGTTGKPTVVGYTRRDIDVWAELMARALVCGGATRNDIIHNAYGYGLFTGGLGVHYGAERLGASVIPISGGNTKRQVMIMRDFGSTILTCTPSYALHIAEVIGEMGIDPAELKLKAGIFGAEPWSESMRREIERRLGISAVDIYGLSEVIGPGVAIECQEKNGLHIFGDHFLAEVIDPATGEPLGPGQVGELVLTSLTKEALPVIRYRTRDVTALLPGDCPCGRTGVRIARITGRTDDMLIIRGVNVFPSQVESVLLEIGGTEPHYQLIVDREGSLDTLEVQVEVSESLFSDEVRRLEDLEHRLRQELESTLGISVKVTLVEPKTIARSEGKAKRVIDRRKL encoded by the coding sequence GTGTACTGGAATCCGAAATACGAGTGTTTATCCGCCGAAGAGTTGCAGCAGTTGCAGCTGGAGAGGCTAAAGGCAACGGTGGAGAGGGCCTTTCTTAACGTCCCCCACTACCGGCGGGCTTTTCAAGCCAAGGGCTTGGAGCCTGGAGATATCAGGACTCTGGAGGATTTGCGCAAGCTCCCCTTTACTACTAAGGATGATTTGCGGGAAAACTATCCCTTTGGCATGTTTGCCGTGCCCATGAGCGAAATCGTCCGCATCCATTCTTCTTCCGGGACTACGGGAAAGCCCACCGTGGTGGGCTATACCCGGAGGGATATTGATGTGTGGGCGGAGCTCATGGCCCGGGCCTTGGTGTGCGGCGGTGCCACCCGCAACGACATTATCCATAATGCCTACGGATACGGCCTGTTTACCGGCGGTCTGGGTGTGCATTACGGCGCCGAACGCCTGGGTGCTTCGGTCATACCCATATCGGGCGGCAACACTAAACGCCAGGTTATGATTATGCGAGATTTTGGCAGCACCATTTTAACCTGCACTCCTTCCTATGCCCTTCATATTGCCGAGGTCATAGGGGAAATGGGGATAGATCCCGCGGAACTCAAGCTGAAGGCCGGAATTTTCGGGGCCGAACCCTGGTCGGAGAGTATGCGGCGGGAAATCGAAAGGCGGCTGGGGATCAGTGCAGTCGATATCTACGGGCTTAGCGAAGTAATCGGGCCCGGGGTGGCCATCGAATGCCAGGAGAAGAACGGGCTGCACATCTTCGGCGATCACTTCTTAGCCGAAGTAATCGACCCGGCCACCGGGGAACCCCTGGGCCCCGGCCAGGTGGGGGAACTGGTCCTGACCTCCCTCACCAAGGAGGCTTTACCCGTCATCCGTTACCGCACCAGGGATGTGACTGCCCTTTTACCGGGGGACTGCCCTTGTGGGCGAACGGGGGTACGCATCGCCCGCATTACCGGCCGCACTGACGATATGCTCATCATCCGCGGGGTGAATGTTTTCCCCTCCCAGGTGGAAAGCGTACTGCTGGAGATAGGGGGAACGGAGCCCCATTACCAGCTCATCGTGGACCGGGAGGGCAGCCTGGATACCCTGGAAGTCCAGGTGGAAGTTTCCGAAAGCCTGTTTTCCGATGAAGTACGCCGGCTGGAGGACCTGGAACACCGGCTCCGCCAGGAGCTGGAGAGCACCCTGGGCATCAGCGTTAAGGTTACCCTGGTGGAACCTAAAACCATTGCTCGCAGCGAAGGGAAGGCCAAACGGGTCATCGATAGGCGAAAACTTTAG
- a CDS encoding stalk domain-containing protein, which yields MPAWAGSGQIIFSASTEEIWVDGRPEKLPAPPFFHGDYIMVPLRPLAKLLGGEVHWEAGEPDTIKVILGGRHAVTHPGSRTVVLEGEETETQILPVPVQEARGILFVPAVFFHRVFEVPYARWAEGNAYLLGSSNRPPLAHFVVSQPVYAGQPVRYTVKAEDPEGDPIAEERWEGRQDIFSQPGSYTVTLQVKDARGSWSKPLSRLIHVLPDPANPQPGDLWAGGELSPTLTYEPPVRRTGPPLLFSNSPEYIKEPGILYQDEVEERARLYFWHAIEHPETFKVYVLAVNRSREEVELTVEREGYGGPSTNVFLVARQALAQYFMEAQPRTLTLKPGEAAVLNRIQPSACRHQVLHGILDVKATGKVDILFVAALASQKVLREYSRLPYLPADGVHARGTFGPADIEVELSLSGQETGELRLADGITDQFLPSLKPGASAPSLKGNYGAVYRIRVVPQQDTEAFLVPVSGLFAGTVLVDGRLVNVPREGFVRQGGQPVYLGRLKAKQAAEIVLVPPGGSYLPVKLVFDPREK from the coding sequence TTGCCGGCCTGGGCCGGGTCCGGCCAGATTATCTTTTCCGCCTCCACAGAGGAAATATGGGTGGACGGACGGCCAGAAAAACTGCCCGCCCCGCCCTTCTTCCACGGCGACTACATTATGGTTCCCCTCCGGCCGCTGGCCAAGCTTTTAGGAGGCGAAGTGCACTGGGAGGCAGGAGAGCCGGATACCATAAAGGTTATCCTGGGCGGCAGACACGCGGTCACCCACCCGGGAAGCAGGACGGTTGTCCTGGAGGGTGAGGAGACCGAAACCCAGATCCTGCCCGTTCCGGTACAAGAGGCGCGGGGCATCCTGTTCGTACCGGCCGTATTTTTCCACCGCGTCTTTGAGGTGCCCTACGCCCGGTGGGCAGAAGGAAACGCCTATCTTCTGGGCAGTTCCAACCGGCCGCCACTGGCCCATTTCGTAGTATCCCAGCCGGTGTACGCCGGGCAACCCGTTCGCTACACCGTCAAAGCCGAGGACCCGGAGGGCGACCCCATCGCGGAGGAGAGGTGGGAGGGGCGCCAGGATATCTTCTCCCAACCCGGAAGTTACACCGTTACCCTGCAGGTTAAGGATGCTCGCGGCAGCTGGAGCAAACCCTTATCGCGGCTGATCCATGTCCTACCCGACCCGGCCAATCCTCAGCCCGGCGACCTTTGGGCCGGAGGGGAACTATCTCCCACCTTAACCTACGAACCCCCCGTCCGGCGCACCGGTCCTCCTCTTCTTTTTAGCAACAGCCCCGAGTACATAAAGGAGCCGGGAATTCTCTACCAAGACGAGGTGGAAGAAAGGGCGCGGCTCTACTTCTGGCACGCCATCGAACACCCCGAAACCTTTAAGGTTTATGTACTGGCCGTGAACCGCAGCCGCGAAGAAGTAGAGCTGACCGTGGAGCGCGAGGGATACGGCGGCCCCTCCACCAACGTCTTTCTGGTGGCCCGACAAGCCCTGGCCCAATACTTTATGGAAGCTCAACCTCGCACCCTTACCCTTAAACCCGGCGAGGCGGCGGTGTTAAATCGCATCCAGCCTTCCGCCTGCCGTCACCAGGTTCTCCACGGCATTCTGGACGTCAAGGCCACAGGTAAGGTGGACATCCTCTTTGTAGCCGCGTTAGCCTCCCAGAAAGTCTTAAGGGAATACTCCCGGCTTCCTTATCTTCCAGCTGACGGCGTTCACGCCCGGGGCACCTTCGGGCCTGCCGACATAGAGGTGGAGCTTTCCTTATCCGGCCAGGAGACAGGAGAATTACGCCTGGCTGACGGCATAACAGATCAATTCCTGCCCTCGCTGAAGCCCGGCGCTTCCGCGCCCTCATTGAAGGGCAATTATGGGGCGGTCTACCGAATACGGGTTGTGCCTCAGCAGGATACCGAAGCCTTCCTGGTGCCGGTGTCCGGTCTCTTCGCTGGAACGGTGCTCGTGGACGGCCGCCTCGTTAATGTACCGCGCGAGGGATTCGTAAGGCAGGGAGGCCAGCCCGTTTACCTGGGAAGGTTAAAGGCCAAACAGGCCGCCGAAATAGTATTGGTGCCGCCGGGAGGCTCCTATCTGCCGGTGAAGCTGGTCTTTGACCCCCGGGAGAAATAG
- a CDS encoding glucose-6-phosphate isomerase family protein, producing the protein MLAGKDFSFKSDGLLEFGPGIIAPEPDVRRLEDALPVLYAPSVTPSDRPLYYMYRGVCFAQDKEIFDKNDIRYDITVILPGTIEGEYIKTVGHFHPLKPHSSETYPEYYEVLEGEALYLLQKNNRSGDVEEIIAVEAKKGDKVYIPPGYGHVTINPGNTSLVMANLVESNFSSLYGPFRDKRGAAYYYIQGQGAKGEFVKNSHYQNSVALKLMAAPNLLQPTAAVKNKSLYEAFVADPEAFRFLK; encoded by the coding sequence ATGTTGGCGGGTAAAGATTTTTCCTTTAAGAGTGACGGACTACTGGAATTCGGCCCTGGCATTATCGCCCCCGAGCCGGACGTCCGCCGGTTGGAAGATGCCCTGCCGGTCCTCTATGCCCCCAGCGTGACACCCAGCGACCGCCCCCTTTACTATATGTACCGGGGGGTATGCTTCGCCCAGGACAAGGAAATCTTTGACAAGAATGATATACGTTACGACATAACGGTTATTTTACCGGGAACCATCGAAGGAGAGTACATCAAGACCGTGGGCCATTTCCATCCCCTCAAGCCTCACTCTTCCGAGACATACCCCGAATATTACGAGGTCCTGGAGGGAGAAGCCCTTTACCTGCTGCAAAAGAACAACCGCAGCGGCGACGTGGAAGAGATTATTGCCGTGGAGGCCAAGAAGGGGGACAAGGTTTACATCCCCCCTGGTTACGGTCATGTAACCATCAACCCTGGGAATACCTCCCTGGTCATGGCCAACTTGGTGGAGAGCAATTTTTCGTCCCTTTACGGCCCCTTCCGGGATAAGCGCGGTGCAGCCTATTATTACATCCAGGGCCAGGGGGCCAAAGGAGAGTTCGTTAAGAATTCCCACTACCAAAATTCGGTGGCCCTTAAACTCATGGCTGCCCCCAATCTCCTCCAACCTACGGCTGCCGTCAAGAACAAGTCCCTATACGAAGCTTTTGTGGCCGATCCGGAAGCCTTCAGGTTTTTGAAGTAA
- the queG gene encoding tRNA epoxyqueuosine(34) reductase QueG — MALIEELQQEASRLGLRLGAVPATTVFRRGLDALRHREKEKWETPFVGSSIEARCRPDVLFPGAQTVIVVAHPWYFPAGRPPGPGEGLVAMSCRGEDYHRVLERLLEPLAEWLKERGAAWAVVQVDKGPLIEREAAFVAGLGYYGYNCSLMVPGMGSRVALGLIITDLKLEATPPLKELKCRECGRCLRACPTGALVAPYTLHPGRCLSYLTQKRGFLPPSLRPYLGQRLFGCDVCQDVCPENEGLTLVGTPFIHPGLVRVLTMDGRRFRELFGSTALAWRGKSLLQRNAVIALANTGYKGEEAIKALQKLLSGPSPVLRGHAAWALGKLGLPEGRRALETAYEREQDPFVREEVERALAGEG, encoded by the coding sequence GGCCTCGACGCGTTGCGACACAGGGAAAAAGAAAAATGGGAAACGCCCTTTGTCGGGAGCAGCATCGAAGCACGGTGCCGCCCCGACGTGCTTTTTCCCGGGGCGCAGACGGTGATAGTCGTTGCCCATCCCTGGTATTTTCCGGCTGGGCGGCCTCCGGGGCCAGGAGAGGGCCTGGTGGCCATGAGCTGTCGGGGAGAAGATTATCACCGGGTGCTGGAGCGCCTTCTGGAGCCCTTGGCGGAGTGGTTGAAGGAGCGGGGAGCGGCCTGGGCGGTTGTTCAGGTGGATAAAGGGCCCCTTATCGAGCGGGAAGCGGCTTTTGTGGCCGGGCTGGGCTACTACGGTTACAATTGCTCTCTAATGGTGCCCGGCATGGGATCCCGGGTGGCCCTGGGATTGATTATTACGGACCTCAAGCTGGAGGCCACCCCGCCTCTCAAGGAGTTAAAGTGCCGGGAGTGCGGCCGCTGTCTACGCGCGTGCCCCACGGGAGCCCTGGTGGCGCCCTATACACTGCATCCCGGGCGCTGTCTTTCTTACCTCACTCAGAAGCGAGGCTTCCTCCCCCCGAGTCTGCGGCCGTACCTGGGGCAGAGGCTTTTCGGGTGTGATGTTTGCCAGGACGTCTGCCCAGAAAATGAAGGGTTAACCTTAGTCGGCACACCCTTTATCCATCCGGGGTTGGTCCGGGTTTTGACCATGGATGGCCGCCGATTCCGGGAACTTTTCGGGTCCACGGCCCTGGCTTGGCGGGGGAAATCCCTCTTGCAGCGCAATGCTGTCATTGCCCTGGCTAATACCGGGTATAAGGGAGAGGAGGCCATCAAGGCATTGCAGAAGCTCCTCTCTGGTCCTTCTCCCGTCCTGCGTGGTCATGCGGCCTGGGCCCTGGGGAAGCTGGGGTTGCCCGAAGGACGCCGAGCGCTGGAAACGGCCTACGAGAGGGAACAGGACCCCTTTGTCAGAGAGGAAGTAGAGAGGGCTTTGGCCGGCGAAGGGTAA